The proteins below are encoded in one region of Lactuca sativa cultivar Salinas chromosome 3, Lsat_Salinas_v11, whole genome shotgun sequence:
- the LOC111914477 gene encoding protein THYLAKOID FORMATION1, chloroplastic has product MAAIASISFHGVTQSSSERKICLPSPSPSRSSLSNFDSIRVRTTFSFRSISVRPSKSSSRFAVHCMSTGSEAPPVSETKLKFLKAYKRPIPSIYNSVLQELIVQQHLMRYKKTYRYDPVFALGFVTVYDQLMEGYPSDEDREAIFQSYINALNEDPQQYRADAERLETWARAQNSSSLVDFSSKSGEIEDLLKDIAERAGGNGSFSYSRFFAVGLFRLLELANATDPTVLEKLCAALNINKRSVDRDLDVYRNLLSKLVQAKELLKEYVAREKKKQAERAEPQKANEAVKSFLAENYDTRK; this is encoded by the exons ATGGCGGCTATTGCTTCAATTTCTTTCCACGGAGTCACTCAATCATCATCCGAAAGAAAAATCTGTCTCCCATCTCCATCTCCATCTCGCTCCTCTCTTTCAAATTTCGATTCGATTAGGGTTCGTACAACCTTCTCATTTCGTTCCATAAGCGTTCGTCCTTCGAAATCGAGTTCTCGCTTTGCAGTTCACTGCATGTCTACAGGATCAG AAGCACCACCAGTTTCCGAGACAAAATTAAAATTCCTCAAAGCTTACAAACGCCCAATTCCAAGCATCTACAACAGTGTGCTACAAGAACTAATTGTACAACAACATCTAATGCGATACAAAAAGACCTATAGATATGATCCAGTATTCGCTTTAGGCTTTGTTACTGTTTACGATCAACTCATGGAAGGATACCCAAGTGACGAAGATCGGGAGGCCATCTTCCAATCCTACATCAATGCCCTAAACGAAGACCCACAACAATACAG GGCTGATGCAGAGAGATTGGAAACGTGGGCCCGTGCCCAAAACTCCAGTTCATTGGTTGATTTTTCATCAAAATCAGGAGAAATTGAGGACTTGTTGAAGGATATTGCAGAAAGAGCAGGGGGTAATGGAAGTTTCAGCTACAGTCGATTCTTTGCTGTTGGTTTATTTCGCCTTCTTGAATTAGCAAATGCAACAGACCCCACTGTTTTAGAAAAG CTTTGTGCAGCACTTAATATCAACAAAAGAAGTGTTGATAGGGATCTTGATGTATACCGTAATCTCCTCTCAAAGCTTGTTCAAGCGAAAGAGCTTCTAAAAGAATATGTTGCGag ggAGAAGAAGAAGCAAGCAGAAAGAGCGGAACCTCAAAAGGCTAATGAAGCGGTTAAAAGTTTCTTAGCAGAAAATTACGACACCAGAAAGTAG